Genomic window (Candidatus Fokinia cryptica):
CCTAATCCCATAATTCTAGAAGCAATACGAAGTGGATGAAATATTTCTATCGCATCTAACTTCTCCCCTGAAGTAATAAATTTAATTGGTACTCCTACTGCACGCTTCATACTAAGCATACTACCTCCTTTTGCATCACCATCAAATCTTGTAAGTATAATACCTGTAATTGGCACTGCTGCTGCAAATGCTTTTCCAATAACTGGTGCCTGTTGGCCTAACATTGCATCACACACAAAAATCGTTTCCGAAGGCTTTACTGTATTATGAATCTCCACAATTTCACTCATTAACGTCGCATCAACGTCCGTTCTTCCAGCTGTATCCATGATTATAATATCGAATCCTCTCGCACGAGCTAATTCCACACACGTATTTGCTTTACTAACGACACTAGAAAAATCTTTGCAATCCAAAAATTCTACAGCACTTCCATTAGCCAAGATTTTGAGCTGTTCTTTTGCCGCCTCTCTAGTCTCATCTAGTGAAGTAATCGCTACTTTTTTCCCTAACTTCTGCGTTAGTAAAATAGCAAGTTTCGCAACGGTAGTAGTTTTCCCTACGCCCTGTAAACCAAGAAACAATATTACATTGAGCCCATCCTTTATATTAAGGATTCTTTTCAGAGTATTATGATTATTTTCAGAGTTAGCTTCCTCATAAAGATCATTTGATAAAAAATCTACTATCTGACTCTGCATAGCATCGCATATCGCTTTTCCATAATTAACTACACCTTTCTTATTTATCATTTCAATTTTTAGGCGTAACTCATCAACGAAAATACTAGTTAACTCTAAGCTTAGATCGGCATCTAGAAGAGCGACCCTTATTTGCTTTAGTAAAGAATCAATTTCATCGCTATTAAGATGAGATTTAGAGCTAAATTTCTTTACTAGAGTAGAAATTTTTTCTTTTAAAAAAGTAAGCATAATAGTGAAATTTTGGCATGTTTAGTGTGTTCACATTACTACATATTTTACCTATAAATCAATACAACTTCATTTGAAATCTTACACATAGGTGGATACTTAATGTCACAATTAAAATGACAATTTCTTTATATAGATTTATAATTACCTAATTAAAAAAATAATATATTTCATACAATATTTA
Coding sequences:
- a CDS encoding signal recognition particle protein is translated as MLTFLKEKISTLVKKFSSKSHLNSDEIDSLLKQIRVALLDADLSLELTSIFVDELRLKIEMINKKGVVNYGKAICDAMQSQIVDFLSNDLYEEANSENNHNTLKRILNIKDGLNVILFLGLQGVGKTTTVAKLAILLTQKLGKKVAITSLDETREAAKEQLKILANGSAVEFLDCKDFSSVVSKANTCVELARARGFDIIIMDTAGRTDVDATLMSEIVEIHNTVKPSETIFVCDAMLGQQAPVIGKAFAAAVPITGIILTRFDGDAKGGSMLSMKRAVGVPIKFITSGEKLDAIEIFHPLRIASRIMGLGDIASLIEKAADVVDDISEEQIVEKMKSGKFTLIDYVKYMKKVGKMGGMSFMIGLLPGIPKIDQKQQQELERKIKNQIAIISSMTEKEKEKPSILDGKRKMRIANGSGTKVQDVNSLLREYEAIAEVLKQMRNMRLGDQMKIMKNIFKK